atgaattaattttctcttgtatatataatatagtatctAGCCTATCAGCATGCAGGCTGAACAAAAAGGCGCCATGTGTACAGCCAGTTTCCTAACGTTCCATTCGTTTAGCCCAGAATCCCAAACAATTAGAACTGCAGGAAGTAAAGAGAGAGACTAGTTTTATAGAAGACACATTCCTGAACTCACAAGGCTTGGATTTTGGTGGCAGATATGGGACACAGCGGGCACGGAGCGCTTCCAGTCATTGGGTGCTGCTCTCTATAGAGGCACAGACTGTTGCCTGTTGGTGTTTGACGTGACCTCCCCTAAATCCTTCCATGCTCTGGATAACTGGCACAGAGAGTTCCTGGTACAAGCGGATCCCATATCTCCTGGAAGCTTCCTGTTCGTGGTGATCGGTAACAAAACAGACCTACAGGAGCGGCAGGTAAATTGGAATGAACCTGATGGGCTCAAGACATGCATGTTAAACATTAAACAATCTCTAAAAATCATGATACAAGACTATTAGTAaataaaggggcggttcacctttaagttaacttttagaaggttatagaatggctaattctgagcaactttttcattggtcttcattatttttttatagtgtttttttaattatttgtcttcttctgactctttccagcttttaaatgggagtcactgaccccatctataaaacaaatgctctgtaaggctacaaatgtattgttattgctaattttaacaaatatttatattcagatggcctctcctattcatattccagtctcttattcaaatcagtgcatggttgctaggggaatttggaccctagcaaccagattgctgaaattgcaaactggagagctacttaataaagagctaaatagctcaaaaaccacaaataccggtagtaaaaaatgaaaaccaattgcaaattgactcagaatatcactttctgcatcatactaaaagttaatttataagtgaacaacccctttatttaaTCCACATTATATAGCAGCATAAAAACCACTGAATTCTGCATCAGAACTTAATTatcagcccagtagcatcagcttttatggtAATGATTTTGTTATGATGATTATCCACAACCCCTAAACTCaggttctcaacagctgcccagagcccactgagcatgtgcagtgctgcTGTCattggcctaacaagatccaaaatGGTGAGGTTCTGTGGACCATTTTACATATCTGAATCAGTACTGATATAGGGCTGCTGAGCTCTTGtgttggtacagtaagttcagtataaataatatggcatttctagccatatccttttttaggctttatttctccATTAACTAGCCCCTCTGTTACAAATGTTCAATCTTGCACAGTAAGTGGGCTCACACTCTGGCAAAGTTCTCTCAGTGATAACAATACAGAAACTATTTGTGGCATGTCGTATGGACAGAATATCCTGAACACACACAACTTGTGAAGAAGAGAAAGCTCTTTATTCATTGGCTATCCATTTGCAGGTAAAGTGTGCTAAATGGACAATAACCCCCCCTCcacccttgttcaacatgaatgcTACAAATACGGCTTGTcctgaatgaaaaataatttgtgcctattgttttaattaaaatatatacaggtgtggaatcctttatctggaaatctgttatccagaaagctctgaattatggaaaggccatctcccagagactcagtttcattcaaatttttcctttatctctgtagcttgtacttgatccaaactaagatatacttaatccttattggaagtaaaaccagcttattggcgttatttaacgtttacatgattttctagaagacttaaggtattttAATAAAATCCGAACTCCGTGGGTCACGTTTtagtggtgctctatctgggaactttgctgctcaACAGTTCCATTTATACAGCAGAAACCAAGAAgattcagatggcacacacatagcaaaatgtgcttaaactttgtgatttatttggatctctggtgcagagatccaaataaatcacaaagtttaagcacattttgctatgtgtgtgccatctgaatcttcttggttactgctgtagacttaaagggatcctgtcatcggaaaacatgtgttttttcaaaacgcatcagttaatagtgctactacagcagaattctgcactgaaatccatttctcaaaagagcaaacaaatttttttatattgaattttgaaatctgacatggggctagacattttgtcaatttcccagctgcccctggtcatgtgacttgtgcctgcactttaggagagaaatgctttctggcaggctgctgtttttccttctcaatgtaactgaatgtgtctcagtgggacatgggtttttactatctaccaggcagctgttatcttgtgttagggagctgctatctggttaccttcccattgttcttttgtttggctgctgggggggaaaagggaggggggtgatatcacaccaacttgcagtacagcagtaaagagtgattaaggttatcagagcacaagtcacatgacttggggcagctggaaaattgacaatatgtatagccccatgtcagatttcaaaattgaatataaaaattctgtttgctcttttgagaaatggatttcagtgcagaattctgctggagcagcactattaactgattctttctgaaaaattttttttcccatgacagtatccctttaaggtataaagatccaaattacagaaaactccaggtcctgagcattctggataacgggtcccttaCCTGTTctatggttttttgttttttttcttgcacaaaacTAGTTATGCAAAATCACTGTTTGCAAAGGAGCAGGTAGTAAAACAAATGATCAGTCAATAGATATCCCTGCTATATAATGAGCAGTTCCTTATTTGAAAGACAATCAAAGTCTATATGGGGCCCCCAGGGGTGCATATGCGTCAGCCAGGCCCTCCCCCCACCACCACAGCTGCAACCTCCCTCTGGCCCCTGCGCTTACCTTTTTTCCTGTTTGTGGCCGCAGCCGGGAGGGAGGTCGGAGGAGCAGCGTCAATAGTGGGACTGGGCGttggggcccacaagggctgggagcccactgggttttaCCCGGcatcccactggcccagtctaacTCTGCCCTCGTGTATAATCTATATCACATATTGTGCACAGGTTTCACCACGGGAGGCAGAGGAATGGTGTAAAATGTTCAGTGCAAGATACTTTGAAACCAGCGCTAAGGAAGCAAGCAACGTAGAGGAGGCATTCCTGGAAGCCATCAAATTAGCCTTaaactatgtatgtaattatataTGATTGGGGGGGGAGTGTTGAGTTTGGTGTGGCTTTGGTGTATTAACCATATTCTCACCTTTGTATCCCCTGGCTATCCTTTCTTTCACTTCACACAGCACCAGGAGCCTGACCAGAACTGGGAGACCAAGGTAGTGAACTTGTCTCCTCCGAGCAATAGCAAGAAATGTGACTGTTAGAGCGAGTGGCAGGAGAACTGTATCCATTGTGCCTCAGGAGACCTTGTACAGGTGAAAGCAACTATAGCCAGATCAGCCTCACCGTCACTCTCAAGATCACAACGAGTTACTGCAAGGATGGAGAACTGCGGGCAGATCCTGTTTACTCATCAGCCTGTACAGAACTTGTCAAACTGGTCAGGGCTACAGGAAGCCTATCCTTATCACTGAGATGTGGCACAGGAACCAGTGGGTAACTTTACATTTCTCAGCTGGAACAAAATAGAAGGACTTTATTCTCACTCTTTGGGTCACCACCAGGAAGAAGACCCTGCGGCTTCAGGgtaccccatgaggccctaattaatgagt
This Xenopus laevis strain J_2021 chromosome 8S, Xenopus_laevis_v10.1, whole genome shotgun sequence DNA region includes the following protein-coding sequences:
- the MGC75872.S gene encoding ras-related protein Rab-7a, producing the protein MFHRKHIKLLLIGNAGSGKSALMNQYVNCRFTNYYRATIGADFFTKELRVNDKFVTVQIWDTAGTERFQSLGAALYRGTDCCLLVFDVTSPKSFHALDNWHREFLVQADPISPGSFLFVVIGNKTDLQERQVSPREAEEWCKMFSARYFETSAKEASNVEEAFLEAIKLALNYHQEPDQNWETKVVNLSPPSNSKKCDC